In Gossypium raimondii isolate GPD5lz chromosome 12, ASM2569854v1, whole genome shotgun sequence, a single window of DNA contains:
- the LOC105763809 gene encoding UTP:RNA uridylyltransferase 1, producing MPGGGGDAPREPTANGGEFLLSLLQNPPQQQQQQRQSPLLSRVTPMLIPQPLQQQQLQQQPLPLDPAVAAVGRVFPLQSPSWPSNGRDLSTPWAQTISSPLVPNFLAFPQNPWSSSGNQFVGNRGDLNDDLRRLGFPSVDNNSNNLIQQKHPEQQQQQQQQKLVFGSFPSDIQILQKPEGLLNGNLFDKSNLDLSKPANSSPYAFQHQSERGKQQQHHVGNYRETLRPPPGFSGKPRGGGGSRDFGARRNHLEHNVDKLRAEYSQLSNDNEMGLRGQLDHPGPPAGSNLQSGTDIKESLMELHRFGGGQVDEVGERIVESLLIEEESEDKNDKKHHRHEKESRLDNRGQRLLSQRVRMLKRQMECRSDIHRLNAPLLAIYESLNPPKEEKTKQQQLLASLEKLVWKEWPQAKLFLYGSCANGFGVSRSDIDICLALNEDINNKSEILLKLADILQSDNLQNVQALTRARVPIVKLMDPVTGISCDICINNVLAVVNTKLLRDYAQIDARLRQLAFIVKHWAKSRGVNETYRGTLSSYAYVLMCIHFLQQRRPAILPCLQGMEKTYNVTVDNIECAYFDQIEKLLNFGSSNKETVAQLVWGFFNYWAYGHDYANSVISVRTGSIISKQEKDWTRRIGNDRHLICIEDPFETSHDLGRVVDKFSIRVLREEFERAADIMQFDPNPCVKLFEPYVHS from the exons ATGCCTGGCGGTGGTGGCGACGCGCCACGGGAGCCCACCGCCAACGGTGGCGAATTCCTTCTTTCTTTACTCCAAAACCCCcctcaacaacaacaacaacaacggCAATCTCCATTGCTTTCTAGAGTTACTCCTATGCTTATACCTCAACCGTTACAGCAGCAGCAGCTGCAACAGCAGCCGTTGCCGTTAGATCCTGCTGTTGCGGCAGTTGGGCGGGTATTTCCTTTGCAGTCGCCATCTTGGCCGTCGAACGGACGAGATCTCTCCACTCCGTGGGCGCAAACGATTTCCTCGCCTTTGGTTCCTAATTTTCTAGCCTTTCCACAAAACCCTTGGTCTTCCTCGGGAAATCAATTCGTTGGCAATAGAGGGGATTTAAATGATGATTTGAGAAGGCTAGGGTTTCCGAGTGTGGATAATAACAGTAATAATCTGATTCAGCAAAAGCATCCAGAACAACAACAGCAACAGCAACAACAAAAGCTTGTTTTTGGTTCTTTTCCTAGTGATATTCAAATCCTGCAAAAGCCAGAGGGTTTGCTTAATGGGAATTTGTTTGACAAATCGAATCTTGATTTATCGAAACCTGCGAATTCGAGTCCATACGCCTTTCAACATCAAAGTGAAAGAGGGAAACAACAACAGCACCATGTTGGGAATTACAGAGAAACCCTAAGACCACCGCCGGGGTTTTCAGGAAAGCCTAGAGGAGGAGGAGGGAGCCGTGATTTCGGAGCCAGGAGGAATCATTTAGAGCACAATGTAGATAAATTAAGAGCAGAATACAGTCAGTTGAGTAATGATAATGAGATGGGACTTCGTGGACAGCTCGATCACCCTGGACCACCGGCAGGGAGTAATCTGCAGTCCGGTACTGATATCAAAGAGTCTCTCATGGAATTGCATAGGTTTGGTGGCGGCCAGGTAGATGAAGTTGGGGAAAGGATTGTTGAGTCATTGTTGATTGAGGAAGAGTCTGAGGATAAGAATGATAAGAAGCACCATCGTCACGAGAAG GAATCCAGACTAGATAACAGAGGCCAAAGGTTACTTAGCCAGAGAGTTAGAATGTTAAAAAGGCAGATGGAGTGTCGCAGTGACATTCATAGGCTAAATGCACCTTTACTTGCTATTTATGAGTCACTTAATCCGCCCAAAGAGGAAAAAACTAAGCAACAACAATTATTGGCGTCACTCGAGAAACTAGTTTGGAAAGAATGGCCTCAAGCAAAGTTATTTCTTTATGGTTCATGTGCTAATGGTTTCGGGGTTTCAAGAAGTGATATTGATATCTGTCTTGCACTTAATGAGGATATTAAcaacaaatctgaaatcttgttaaAGTTGGCGGATATTTTGCAGTCGGATAATCTTCAGAATGTGCAG GCACTGACTCGTGCTAGAGTCCCCATAGTAAAGCTTATGGATCCGGTGACTGGAATTTCCTGTGATATATGCATAAACAATGTATTGGCTGTAGTAAATACAAAGCTTCTAAGGGATTATGCACAGATAGATGCAAGATTACGGCAGTTGGCATTTATTGTGAAACACTGGGCTAAATCCAGAGGAGTGAATGAAACTTATCGCGGAACTTTATCTAGCTATGC GTATGTTTTGATGTGCATTCATTTCTTACAGCAAAGGAGACCGGCTATCCTTCCATGCTTGCAG GGGATGGAGAAAACATACAATGTCACCGTGGATAATATCGAGTGTGCTTACTTTGATCAAATCGAAAAACTTCTCAACTTCGGATCTTCTAACAAGGAAACTGTTGCTCAACTGGTTTGGGGTTTCTTCAACTACTGGGCATACGGTCATGATTATGCAAATTCAGTAATATCCGTTCGCACAGGAAGCATAATCAG TAAGCAAGAAAAGGATTGGACGAGGAGAATTGGCAACGATCGGCACTTAATCTGCATAGAGGATCCATTCGAGACATCTCACGATCTGGGCAGAGTGGTGGACAAGTTTAGCATAAGGGTATTACGAGAAGAGTTCGAACGCGCTGCGGATATCATGCAGTTTGATCCAAATCCATGTGTGAAACTGTTTGAACCTTATGTTCATAGTTAG